The genomic DNA TTTAAAGAGAAAGGATCAGAAGTGTATTTATAATATAATTAGGAAGTTCCCACGCTTAGAAAAAAAGCGTGGGCGGGCTTTCCGTTATATCTTTTGCTGAAAAAGCAAAAGGATGCCACTGCAATCCCTAACTCAAAAACCAAGCAACCGTCATTACGAGGAGGTACGACGAAGTAATCTGTTAATTCAATTATAAAAAATATGATAGTTCTTATTGCTCCAGAAAAAGATATTCCTAATGAAATTAACATACTAAATCAGTTGTTCGAACATGGTTTGATGTTTTATCATTTTAGAAAACCAGAAAAAAACTATGAAGAACACGCTGCGTATTTAAATCAAATAGATAAAGAATATCACAACAGAATTGTAGTGCATTATCATCATGAATTAATAAATGATTTTAATTTAAAAGGTATTCATTTTCAAGAGCAAAAACGCATAGATTATATCGATAATCCGAGTGAGTATTTTAAAACGCTAAACATGTATGGTAAAACAATTAGTTCTTCTTTTCATGAACCAAAAGTTTTAAAGGATTGTTATTTCGAGTTCGATTACCATTTATTAAGTCCGGTTTTTTCATCGATTTCTAAAGAAGGATACGAAGGCAAAGGTTTTGATGTAAACGATATCAATAAAACCATCGTTGGCATGGGCGGAATTAATTCTGAAACCATACAAGAAACATTACAACTAGGTTTTAAAGGAGTTGGCGTTTTAGGTGGCGTTTGGAATGCAGAAAACCCCGTAGAAAGTTTTAAAAGTATAAAAGAGAAGTTTTACTCATTAGTTTAATCTATAAGTTCGAGAGCAGTAGATAAGTAAACACATAAAAATTTGAATCAAAAAAATTACATACTAACCATTGCAGGTTTAGATCCATCAAGCGGAGCAGGAATCACATCAGATATTAAAACATTTGAGGCGCATCATCTATACGGGTTATCGGTTTGTACAGCAGTTACGGTTCAGAATGATGTGGAATTTACAGATTGTGTTTGGATAAAAAGAAAAGTCATATTAGGTCAGGTAGAACAACTTTTTAAGCGCTTTTCAATTCCTGTCGTAAAAATAGGGATCATTCAATCTTGGAAAGTTTTGTTAGCAGTCATTCTGACTCTAAAAAAGTTAAATCCGGATATAAAAATAGTTTTAGACCCTATTTTAAAAGCAAGTGCAGGTTTTACATTTCATACTATTCAAGATTTAGACACTTTCGAAAAAGTATTACAAAACTGTTCTTTTATAACGCCAAATTACGATGAAATAAAAGCATTGTTTCCAGATAAAAGTATTGAAGAAACAATTAAATTTATATCCGAAAAAACAAATATCTACCTAAAAGGAGGACACAGAGTCGATAAAAAAGGATGGGATGAGGTGTATTACAGTAAAATAGTAAAACTCAATATTCCGCCAATAACAACAAAACCCATTTTTGAAAAACATGGAAGTGGTTGTGTTTTATCCGCAGCCTTAGCGGCAAATTTATCCAAAGATATTCCTTTAGAAGACGCTTGTAGAAACACAAAATTGTACACAGAACAGTTTTTAAGTTCTAACGAATCTTTATTAGGAACGCATAATTATTAAAACGAATGATTAGTAAATTACACTATATATCACAAGGCGAAACGCCCAAAGAACATTTAGTAAATATACAAAAAGCGTGTGTTGCTGGTGCAGATTGGGTGCAATTACGTTTAAAAAATAGTGATGCTAAAACCATTTTAGAAACAGCAAAAGAAGCAAGAGAAATTACAACACGCTTTAAAGCCCAATTAATTATAAACGATCATTACAAGGTTGCCAAAGAAATAAAAGCCGACGGAGTTCATTTAGGAAAAACTGATGCGTGTCCTTCAAAAGTTCGTGCTTTTTTAGGAACGTCTTACATCATTGGAGGAACAGCAAATACATTAGAAGATTGCAGAAACCTACTAGATAAAAAAGTAGACTATATTGGTTTAGGTCCTTATCAGTTTACTGAAACAAAGAAGAATTTAAGTCCGGTTTTAGGAGTCGAAGGATATAGAAACCTATTAGAAGAGTTACAAACTGAAACTCCAATTATTGCTATTGGCGGAATTGCTTTAGAAGACGTTGCAAAAATTACAAATACAGGTATTTACGGAATTGCAGTTTCTGGGGCAATCACAAAAGATGTAACTAGTATTGCTAAATTTCAAGAAATTTTAAATTAAAGATTGATATGTCTTCTCGAGCATTACTAAAATTAAAATATATTTTAATTGAAAGTAGAAAACGTAGTTGTTAAGAGTTCTCGACGGCGCTCGAACGGACATCAATTCAAAACAATAAAAAAATGAGTCAAAAATTAAAAATTGCAGATAAAGAATTTACCTCTCGTTTATTTACAGGGACAGGAAAGTTTAGTTCCTCAAAATTAATGAAAGAAGCATTATTGGCTTCCGAAAGTGAGTTGATAACAGTGGCTTTAAAAAGAGTCGATGTTCAGAATGAGAAAGATGATATTTTATCACATTTAAACCATCAACATATCAACTTATTGCCCAATACATCTGGAGTTAGAACCGCAAAAGAAGCCGTTTTTGCTGCCGAATTATCTAGAGAAGCTTTAGAAACCAATTGGGTGAAATTAGAAATTCATCCAGATCCAAGATACTTATTGCCAGATCCAATAGAAACGCTAAAAGCTGCCGAAGAATTGGTGAAATTAGGTTTTGTAGTGATGCCTTATATTCATGCAGATCCTGTTTTATGTAAACGTTTAGAAGAGGTTGGTGTGCAATGTGTAATGCCTTTGGGAGCACCAATTGGAAGTAATAAAGGATTGAAAACAGTCGATTTTTTAGACATTATAATAGAGCAATCTAACGTGCCTGTAATTGTAGATGCGGGTATTGGTGCGCCATCTCATGCGGCTTATGCGATGGAATTAGGCGCAGATGCTGTTTTGGTAAATACGGCAATTGCCGTTTCTCAAAACCCAATAGCAATGGCAAAAGCCTTTAAAATGGCAGTTGAAGCAGGAAGAATGGCGTTTGAAGCAAAATTGGCTCCGAGAAGTGAAATGGCGATAGCAAGTAGTCCGTTAACGAGTTTTTTAAATTAAAAATATGAGTCATTTTAAAGAACTTTTCGATACCTATAATTGGGATTTTAGTCTAAAAAGTATTTTTGATAAAACAGCTGTTGAGGTAAAACAAGCTTTGTTAAAAGACAAACTAGATTTAGAAGATTTTAAAGCCTTAATTTCTCCTGCTGCAAAACCATTTTTAGAAGAAATGGCACATAAAAGTCAGTTGTTAACAAAGAAACGTTTTGGAAATACCATGCAAATGTATGTGCCAATGTATTTGAGTAACGAATGCCAGAATATTTGCACGTATTGTGGTTTTAGTATGACAAACAAAATTCCGAGACGAACTTTAACAGATGCAGAAATTTTAAAGGAAGTCGCCTTTTTAAAAGCAAAAGGATATGATCATATTTTGTTGGTCACAGGAGAAGCAAATAAAACGGTAGGAGTTGAGTATTTTAAAAATGCTATTCAATTAATTCGCTCTCAATTTTCGAATATTACCATAGAAGTTCAGCCTTTAGACCAAGACGAATATGAGTTGTTGGTAGAAAACGGATTGTATGCTGTTTTGGTGTATCAAGAAACGTATCATAGAGACGAGTATAAAAAACACCATCCGAAGGGAAAAAAATCTAATTTCGATTATCGTTTAGATACGCCAGATCGTTTAGGAAAAGCAGGAGTTCATAAAATTGGTTTGGGTTCTTTATTCGGATTAGAAGATTGGAGAGCGGATAGTTTTTTTACCGCTTTGCATTTAAAATATTTGCAAAAAACGTATTGGAAAACAAAGTATTCTATTTCTTTTCCAAGATTACGTCCGCATTCTGGCGGATTAGAGCCAAAAGTAGAAATGACAGATTCGGACTTAGTGCAACTTATTTGTGCGTTTCGTTTGTTTGATGAAGACACAGAATTATCGATGTCTACCAGAGAAAGTGAGGTTTTTAGAAATCACATTGTTAATTTGGGAATTACTTCTATAAGTGCAGAATCTAAAACAAATCCTGGAGGTTATACGGTAGAACCACAATCTTTAGAACAATTTGAAATTTCTGATGAAAGAAGTACTGATGACGTTGTACAAATGTTAAAAAATCAAGATTTAGAAGTAGTTTGGAAAGATTGGGAACACTTTAAGTAATCAATTACGACTTTCAAATTACGAATTATAAAGAATAATTAT from Polaribacter sp. ALD11 includes the following:
- a CDS encoding thiamine phosphate synthase, producing the protein MIVLIAPEKDIPNEINILNQLFEHGLMFYHFRKPEKNYEEHAAYLNQIDKEYHNRIVVHYHHELINDFNLKGIHFQEQKRIDYIDNPSEYFKTLNMYGKTISSSFHEPKVLKDCYFEFDYHLLSPVFSSISKEGYEGKGFDVNDINKTIVGMGGINSETIQETLQLGFKGVGVLGGVWNAENPVESFKSIKEKFYSLV
- a CDS encoding hydroxymethylpyrimidine/phosphomethylpyrimidine kinase, whose protein sequence is MNQKNYILTIAGLDPSSGAGITSDIKTFEAHHLYGLSVCTAVTVQNDVEFTDCVWIKRKVILGQVEQLFKRFSIPVVKIGIIQSWKVLLAVILTLKKLNPDIKIVLDPILKASAGFTFHTIQDLDTFEKVLQNCSFITPNYDEIKALFPDKSIEETIKFISEKTNIYLKGGHRVDKKGWDEVYYSKIVKLNIPPITTKPIFEKHGSGCVLSAALAANLSKDIPLEDACRNTKLYTEQFLSSNESLLGTHNY
- the thiE gene encoding thiamine phosphate synthase, with the translated sequence MISKLHYISQGETPKEHLVNIQKACVAGADWVQLRLKNSDAKTILETAKEAREITTRFKAQLIINDHYKVAKEIKADGVHLGKTDACPSKVRAFLGTSYIIGGTANTLEDCRNLLDKKVDYIGLGPYQFTETKKNLSPVLGVEGYRNLLEELQTETPIIAIGGIALEDVAKITNTGIYGIAVSGAITKDVTSIAKFQEILN
- a CDS encoding thiazole synthase, producing the protein MSQKLKIADKEFTSRLFTGTGKFSSSKLMKEALLASESELITVALKRVDVQNEKDDILSHLNHQHINLLPNTSGVRTAKEAVFAAELSREALETNWVKLEIHPDPRYLLPDPIETLKAAEELVKLGFVVMPYIHADPVLCKRLEEVGVQCVMPLGAPIGSNKGLKTVDFLDIIIEQSNVPVIVDAGIGAPSHAAYAMELGADAVLVNTAIAVSQNPIAMAKAFKMAVEAGRMAFEAKLAPRSEMAIASSPLTSFLN
- the thiH gene encoding 2-iminoacetate synthase ThiH — translated: MSHFKELFDTYNWDFSLKSIFDKTAVEVKQALLKDKLDLEDFKALISPAAKPFLEEMAHKSQLLTKKRFGNTMQMYVPMYLSNECQNICTYCGFSMTNKIPRRTLTDAEILKEVAFLKAKGYDHILLVTGEANKTVGVEYFKNAIQLIRSQFSNITIEVQPLDQDEYELLVENGLYAVLVYQETYHRDEYKKHHPKGKKSNFDYRLDTPDRLGKAGVHKIGLGSLFGLEDWRADSFFTALHLKYLQKTYWKTKYSISFPRLRPHSGGLEPKVEMTDSDLVQLICAFRLFDEDTELSMSTRESEVFRNHIVNLGITSISAESKTNPGGYTVEPQSLEQFEISDERSTDDVVQMLKNQDLEVVWKDWEHFK